A single window of Streptomyces xanthii DNA harbors:
- a CDS encoding GntR family transcriptional regulator, whose product MAKPVADPTGTLELGVDRSSPVPLYFQLSQQLEAAIERGALSPGSLLGNEIDLAGRLGLSRPTVRQAIQALVDKGLLVRRRGVGTQVVHSQVRRPLELSSLYDDLAAAGQRPETRVHTNILVPATAEVAAELGLAEGEPVHRVERLRLAHGEPVAYLCNHLPTGLLSLEDSRLEATGLYRLMRSAGLTLHSARQSVGARAATPAEAGHLGEAEGAPLLTMRRTTFDATGRAVEFGAHVYRASRYSFEFQLLVRP is encoded by the coding sequence GTGGCCAAACCCGTAGCCGATCCGACCGGCACCCTGGAGCTCGGCGTCGACCGCAGCAGCCCGGTGCCGCTCTACTTCCAGCTGTCCCAGCAGCTGGAGGCGGCGATCGAGCGCGGCGCGCTCAGCCCGGGCAGCCTGCTCGGCAACGAGATCGACCTCGCGGGCCGGCTCGGCCTGTCCCGGCCCACCGTCCGCCAGGCCATTCAGGCCCTCGTCGACAAGGGCCTTCTCGTGCGCCGCCGCGGCGTCGGCACCCAGGTCGTGCACAGCCAGGTCCGCCGCCCCCTCGAACTCAGCAGCCTCTACGACGACCTCGCCGCCGCCGGCCAGCGCCCCGAGACCCGCGTCCACACCAACATCCTCGTACCCGCCACCGCCGAGGTCGCCGCCGAACTCGGACTGGCCGAGGGCGAGCCGGTGCACCGCGTGGAGCGGCTGCGCCTGGCCCACGGCGAGCCCGTCGCGTACCTGTGCAACCACCTGCCCACCGGACTCCTCTCCCTGGAGGACTCCCGCCTGGAGGCCACCGGCCTGTACCGGCTGATGCGCTCCGCCGGCCTCACCCTGCACAGCGCCCGCCAGTCCGTCGGGGCGCGCGCCGCCACCCCCGCCGAGGCCGGACACCTCGGCGAGGCGGAGGGCGCGCCGCTGCTCACCATGCGGCGCACCACCTTCGACGCCACCGGCCGCGCCGTCGAGTTCGGCGCCCACGTGTACCGCGCCTCCCGCTACTCCTTCGAGTTCCAGCTCCTCGTCCGGCCCTGA
- a CDS encoding Gfo/Idh/MocA family protein translates to MRIGLIGTGRIGTFHAGVLEREVGSLVVTDAEPGRAQALAERIGATAAPSVDEIFKWGVDALVITAATAAHAELIGRAARAGLPVFCEKPIALDLPGTLAALREVEAAGTVLQLGFQRRFDAGYTAARAAVREGKLGRVHTVRAMTSDPAPPPAAYLPLSGGLYRDCLVHDFDALRWVTGREIVEVYATGSDAGPPMFREAGDVDTAAVVLTLDDGTLATATATRCNGAGYDVRMELSGERDTVVVGLDDRTPIASTEPEGPRAAPKPWPGFLERFAPAYEAELKAFVSVAQGERDNPCDGWEALAALRVAEACELSRAERRVVRLSEIPGT, encoded by the coding sequence ATGCGCATCGGACTGATCGGAACGGGCCGCATCGGCACCTTTCACGCGGGGGTTCTGGAGCGTGAGGTGGGTTCGCTCGTCGTCACCGACGCCGAGCCCGGGCGGGCTCAGGCGCTCGCCGAGCGGATCGGCGCGACGGCCGCGCCGAGCGTCGACGAGATCTTCAAGTGGGGCGTGGACGCGCTGGTGATCACCGCCGCGACGGCCGCGCACGCGGAGCTGATCGGGCGGGCGGCGCGGGCCGGTCTCCCCGTCTTCTGCGAGAAGCCCATCGCCCTCGACCTGCCGGGGACGCTGGCCGCGCTGCGGGAGGTCGAGGCGGCGGGCACCGTGCTGCAGCTCGGGTTCCAGCGGCGCTTCGACGCCGGGTACACGGCGGCGCGGGCCGCCGTGCGCGAGGGAAAGCTCGGCCGGGTGCACACCGTGCGCGCGATGACCTCGGACCCGGCGCCGCCGCCGGCCGCGTACCTGCCGCTGTCGGGCGGGCTGTACCGGGACTGCCTGGTGCACGACTTCGACGCGCTGCGCTGGGTGACCGGGCGGGAGATCGTCGAGGTGTACGCGACGGGGTCCGACGCGGGGCCGCCCATGTTCCGCGAGGCCGGGGACGTGGACACGGCGGCGGTCGTCCTGACCCTGGACGACGGGACGCTGGCGACGGCCACGGCGACGCGGTGCAACGGCGCGGGGTACGACGTGCGCATGGAGCTGTCGGGCGAGCGGGACACGGTCGTCGTCGGCCTCGACGACCGCACGCCGATCGCCTCCACGGAGCCGGAGGGGCCGCGGGCCGCGCCCAAGCCGTGGCCCGGGTTCCTGGAGCGGTTCGCCCCGGCGTACGAGGCCGAGCTCAAGGCGTTCGTGTCCGTGGCCCAGGGCGAGCGGGACAATCCCTGCGACGGGTGGGAGGCGCTGGCCGCTCTGCGGGTCGCCGAGGCCTGCGAGCTGTCCCGCGCGGAGCGCAGGGTTGTCCGCCTGTCCGAGATCCCCGGCACCTGA
- a CDS encoding cytochrome P450 family protein, with amino-acid sequence MGSARGPVDLEEYAGGAEAFWADPYPTYERLRKLGPVHHVRVPGPEPRQDLWLVVGHEASRAAFTHPSLVKTTPGVREMDPIGRHLLVADPPEHGRLRALVTREFTPRRVEALAPRIQKITDELLDAMVPLGSADLIEALAFPLPFAVICELLGVPDIDRDRFRRMSTEVVAPTAAPDGSLMLELIEFFDALIEDKRCSAPADDLLGALIRTTAEDGDRLSPTELRGMAFLLLIAGHETTVNLIGNGVRALLDHPEQLAALRADMSLLDGAVEEMLRYDGPVETSTYRFSAAPVEIGGTVIPEGQPVLIGVGTGGRDPERFPAPDDFDIRRDARGHLAFGHGIHYCLGAPLARLEGRVVLRGLLERCPGLRLDEVPGQWLPGMLMRGVRELRVRW; translated from the coding sequence ATGGGCTCAGCACGAGGACCGGTGGACCTGGAGGAGTACGCGGGCGGAGCCGAGGCGTTCTGGGCCGACCCGTACCCCACCTACGAGCGGCTGCGGAAGCTCGGACCCGTCCACCACGTACGCGTTCCGGGCCCCGAGCCCCGTCAGGACCTGTGGCTCGTCGTCGGGCACGAGGCCTCCCGCGCCGCGTTCACCCACCCGAGCCTCGTCAAGACCACGCCCGGCGTACGGGAGATGGACCCGATCGGCCGCCACCTTCTGGTCGCCGACCCGCCCGAGCACGGCCGGCTGCGAGCCCTCGTGACCCGCGAGTTCACCCCGCGCCGGGTGGAGGCGCTCGCCCCGCGCATCCAGAAGATCACCGACGAGCTGCTCGACGCGATGGTGCCGCTCGGCTCCGCCGACCTCATCGAGGCGCTCGCCTTCCCGCTCCCGTTCGCCGTCATCTGCGAGCTGCTCGGCGTGCCCGACATCGACCGCGACCGGTTCCGGCGCATGTCGACCGAGGTCGTGGCGCCGACCGCGGCGCCCGACGGCAGCCTGATGCTCGAACTCATCGAGTTCTTCGACGCGTTGATCGAGGACAAACGGTGCTCCGCCCCCGCCGACGACCTGCTCGGCGCCCTCATCCGCACCACCGCGGAGGACGGCGACCGGCTGTCGCCCACCGAGCTGCGCGGCATGGCCTTCCTGCTGCTGATCGCGGGCCACGAGACGACGGTGAACCTGATCGGGAACGGCGTACGGGCGCTGCTCGACCACCCCGAGCAGCTCGCCGCGCTGCGGGCCGACATGTCGCTGCTCGACGGGGCGGTGGAGGAGATGCTGCGCTACGACGGGCCGGTCGAGACCTCCACGTACCGCTTCTCCGCGGCGCCCGTCGAGATCGGCGGGACGGTGATCCCGGAGGGGCAGCCGGTGCTCATCGGGGTCGGGACGGGTGGGCGGGACCCGGAGCGGTTCCCCGCGCCGGACGACTTCGACATCCGGCGGGACGCGCGCGGGCATCTCGCGTTCGGGCACGGGATCCACTACTGCCTGGGCGCTCCGCTGGCTCGGCTGGAGGGGCGGGTCGTGCTTCGGGGGCTGCTCGAGCGGTGCCCGGGGCTCCGCCTGGACGAGGTTCCTGGTCAGTGGCTGCCGGGCATGCTGATGCGGGGGGTGCGCGAGCTGCGCGTCCGCTGGTAG
- a CDS encoding response regulator: MNPTRLLLVDDDALVRSGLRLMLGGADDVEIVGEASDGAQAVELAATARPDVVLMDIRMPVMDGLTATERLRAAPDAPEVVVLTTFHADEQVLRALRAGAAGFVLKDATPAEILGAVRSVAAGDPVLSPAVTRQLMTHAAATERENRSARARARVALLAERERDVALEVGRGKSNAEIAATLYMSVATVKTHVSRVMTKLDLNNRVQIALLVHDADLLDAP, translated from the coding sequence ATGAACCCGACCCGACTGCTGCTCGTCGACGACGACGCCCTCGTCCGCTCCGGCCTCAGACTCATGCTGGGCGGTGCCGACGACGTCGAGATCGTCGGAGAGGCCTCCGACGGGGCACAGGCCGTCGAACTCGCCGCCACGGCGCGGCCCGACGTCGTCCTCATGGACATCCGGATGCCGGTCATGGACGGGCTCACCGCCACGGAACGGCTGCGCGCGGCGCCCGACGCCCCCGAGGTCGTCGTCCTCACCACCTTCCACGCCGACGAACAGGTCCTGCGGGCCCTGCGCGCGGGCGCGGCCGGATTCGTCCTCAAGGACGCCACACCGGCCGAGATCCTCGGCGCGGTGCGCAGCGTCGCGGCCGGCGACCCCGTCCTCTCCCCGGCCGTCACACGGCAGTTGATGACCCACGCCGCCGCGACCGAGCGCGAGAACCGCTCCGCGCGCGCCCGCGCGCGCGTGGCCCTGCTCGCCGAGCGCGAGCGCGACGTCGCCCTCGAAGTGGGCCGCGGCAAGTCCAACGCGGAGATCGCCGCGACCCTCTACATGAGCGTCGCCACCGTCAAGACCCACGTCTCCCGCGTCATGACGAAGCTGGACCTCAACAACCGGGTGCAGATCGCCCTGCTCGTCCACGACGCGGACCTGCTCGACGCGCCCTGA
- a CDS encoding ribonuclease, producing the protein MKIPPRFISVAAIAAALFLGGPATVAAEAAPAPVSASVLSTAAVGDICYSALPSQAHDTLDLIEQGGPYPYEQDGTVFQNREGVLPQQTTGYYHEYTVITPGSDTRGARRIVTGERSQEDYYTADHYATFDLVDYAC; encoded by the coding sequence ATGAAGATTCCCCCACGCTTCATCAGCGTCGCCGCGATCGCAGCCGCCCTCTTCCTCGGCGGCCCCGCCACCGTCGCCGCCGAGGCCGCCCCGGCCCCGGTCTCCGCGTCCGTCCTGTCCACCGCCGCCGTCGGCGACATCTGCTACTCGGCCCTGCCCTCGCAGGCGCACGACACCCTGGACCTCATCGAGCAGGGCGGCCCGTACCCGTACGAGCAGGACGGCACCGTCTTCCAGAACCGCGAGGGCGTCCTGCCCCAGCAGACCACCGGCTACTACCACGAGTACACGGTCATCACCCCGGGCTCCGACACCCGCGGCGCCCGCCGCATCGTGACCGGCGAGCGCAGCCAGGAGGACTACTACACCGCCGACCACTACGCGACGTTCGACCTGGTCGACTACGCCTGCTGA